A segment of the Chthonomonadales bacterium genome:
GCAGGGCCGCCTGCTCGCCGCCGCGGGCAACGTGGCCGGCAACGTCCTGCTGGGGCTGGCCGCCGGCTACCTGGGCGTCGTCGCCGCGCGCCCGCTCACCGGGCTGCCCTGGTGGACGCACTGAGCGCGCTAGCAGCCCACGCGGACTGCGCGACTTGGACGGCGAGGGAGAGACCGATGCCCGAGACGATGATTGCCGCTGTGCTGGAGGGCGTCGGCCGCCTGGAGCTTCGCGAGCTCCCGGTTCCCTGCCCGGGGCCCGGGGAGGCGCTCGTCCGCATCCGATCCTGCGGGTTCTGCGCCACCGACTACAAGGCGATCCGTGGCATCCGCCGCAACGTACGCTTCCCCTTGATCCCCGGCCACGAGCCCGCCGGCGTCGTGGCGGCCGTGGGCCGCGGCGTGGCGGCGCTCCGCGAGGGCGACGAGGTGATCCTGCAGCCGAGTGGCTACTGCGGCCTCTGCCGATGGTGCCGCGAGGGCGAGACGCACTACTGCGAGCGCGCATACACCACCGGAGGCGACGGGCCCGACGACGTGCGGCCCGGCAGCTTCGCCGAGTACACGGTCACCGGAGTCAACGCGCTCCACCACAAGCCGGCCGGCATCAGCTTCGATGCGGCCTGCCAGGCCGAGCCGGTCAGCGGCGCCTGGAAGGGAATCGTCCAGAAGTCCGAGATGCGCGTGGGCGACGACGTGGTGGTGATCGGCACGGGCGGGATCGGCATGTACTGCCTGATGGTGGCGCGCGCGGCTGGCGCCGGCCGACTGGTGGCCGTGGACACGAGCGACCGCGCGCGGGCCACGGCGACGCGGCTGGGCGCCACCCACGCCATCGACCCGTCCCACGAGGACGCGGTGGAGGCCGTGCGGCGCATCCTGCCGGATGGGCCCGATCTCGTGGTGGAGGCCGCCGGGCCGGTCGAGGCCGTGCGGCTGATGGTGCGCCTGCTGCGTCGCGGCACGCGCTGGAACCTCTTCGGTATCACCACGCACGAGCCCTTCGAGCTCGACGGCGGTCTGATGCACTTCCTGGAGGCGCGAATGGACGCGAGCTTCGGCACGACCCCGCTCGCGATGCAGCGCGCGATCCGGCTGATGGACCGCGGTCTGCTGAACCCCGAGGAGGCCATCTCCCACCGCTTCCCGTTGGAGCGGATCCACGAGGCGGTGGAGGCGATGGCGAGCGCGGACCGCAACAAGGTGATCGTGAACCCGTAGCGACGCGGCGGCCTGACTGGCGCAGGAGTCGCCCGCGCTACTCGGGAACAATGCGGCGGCCGACGTGGGGCGCGGCGAACCGCTACATGGGGATGCACATGAGGCTGGCATACGTGCTGGCGGCGGCCGTGGCGCTCGCCGCCTTCGGAGGGGCGCCGACTGCGGCCGACACGGCGGCGGATCGCGCCGCCCTGCTCGACGGCGTGCGTCGGATCGCCTCGCCCGGGATCCCGGGCGGCGTCGCCGCCTTCGGCCCCGAGGCCTTCGTCGTGGTCGTCGCGCGCTCGGGCCGTCAGACGCTGGAGCCGGTCGTCGCGGCGACGCGGTTGGGGCGAGGGCGCGCTGTGCTCTTCGGCCACGATGGCTACCTCGACGCGGAGGCGCTGCGCGTCGGCGACACGGCCCGCCTGCTCGCCAACGCGGCGCGCTGGGCGGCGGGCCCCGCTGGAGCGCGCGCGCGCGTGGGCCTGCGCGGCCACCCCGGCCTTGCCGGGCCCCTGCGCGCGGCAGGGTTCGCCGTGGTGGATCTGGGCGGTGCGCGCTGGGCCGACGCCCTCACCCGCTGCGACCTGGTGTGCGGCAGCCCATCGGCCTGGGACTCGGCCGCGCTCGCCGCCGTCGAGCGATTCGTGCGACAAGGTGGCGGGTTGGTGGCCGGCGAGACCGGCTGGGGCTGGCTGCAGACCCACCCGGGCCGCA
Coding sequences within it:
- a CDS encoding alcohol dehydrogenase catalytic domain-containing protein; the encoded protein is MPETMIAAVLEGVGRLELRELPVPCPGPGEALVRIRSCGFCATDYKAIRGIRRNVRFPLIPGHEPAGVVAAVGRGVAALREGDEVILQPSGYCGLCRWCREGETHYCERAYTTGGDGPDDVRPGSFAEYTVTGVNALHHKPAGISFDAACQAEPVSGAWKGIVQKSEMRVGDDVVVIGTGGIGMYCLMVARAAGAGRLVAVDTSDRARATATRLGATHAIDPSHEDAVEAVRRILPDGPDLVVEAAGPVEAVRLMVRLLRRGTRWNLFGITTHEPFELDGGLMHFLEARMDASFGTTPLAMQRAIRLMDRGLLNPEEAISHRFPLERIHEAVEAMASADRNKVIVNP